The following coding sequences are from one Granulicella arctica window:
- the hpnC gene encoding squalene synthase HpnC, with translation MSVAAIAWDALAEGPGEYRTPERRPSLDESKEWCKKLATSHYENFHVATFFLPKRVKPHFESIYAYCRVSDDLGDEVSDPAAALRLLDAWGAMLDECYDAPEHSRHPVFVALRETIVSTGVPRELFANLLRAFRQDQVKPHYESVAELLEYSQDSANPVGRLVLWVCGYREEMLGVLSDKVCTALQLANFWQDVVEDDERGRRYLPADEMRRFDVTDEQIRSRRFTPDFWRLMQSLVEQTRTMLHEGGAISGLVDKELAATLDLFRKGGDAILDAIEAQGFDVLKKRPEVSKGKKVRLLAGALVGKIRGVFS, from the coding sequence ATGAGTGTTGCGGCAATTGCATGGGATGCGCTCGCCGAAGGACCTGGAGAGTACCGGACCCCGGAGCGCAGGCCCTCGCTTGATGAGTCAAAGGAGTGGTGCAAAAAACTTGCAACCTCGCATTACGAAAACTTTCACGTAGCGACCTTTTTTCTGCCGAAACGTGTTAAGCCGCACTTCGAGAGCATCTATGCGTACTGCCGCGTCTCGGATGATCTCGGCGACGAGGTCAGTGATCCAGCAGCTGCTCTACGCCTCCTAGATGCGTGGGGCGCCATGTTGGATGAGTGTTACGACGCTCCCGAACACTCGCGGCATCCGGTGTTTGTAGCTCTTCGCGAGACGATCGTCTCGACAGGTGTGCCACGCGAGCTCTTCGCAAATCTGCTGCGGGCGTTCCGGCAGGATCAGGTGAAGCCGCACTACGAATCGGTCGCGGAACTGTTGGAGTATTCCCAGGATTCAGCGAACCCAGTGGGTCGCCTTGTGCTCTGGGTGTGCGGGTATCGAGAGGAAATGCTGGGCGTGCTCTCCGACAAAGTATGCACAGCTCTGCAACTGGCAAACTTCTGGCAAGATGTTGTGGAGGATGACGAGCGCGGTCGCCGGTATCTACCTGCCGACGAGATGCGCCGGTTTGACGTCACCGATGAACAGATCAGGTCGCGTCGTTTTACGCCAGACTTCTGGCGCCTGATGCAGAGTCTGGTAGAACAGACGCGCACAATGCTCCACGAGGGCGGAGCAATCAGCGGCTTGGTAGATAAGGAACTGGCTGCTACGCTGGACCTCTTTCGAAAGGGCGGCGATGCAATTCTGGATGCGATCGAAGCTCAGGGCTTCGACGTGTTGAAGAAGCGGCCCGAGGTTTCAAAAGGGAAGAAGGTACGTCTGCTTGCGGGTGCGCTGGTAGGAAAGATACGAGGTGTATTCTCGTGA
- the hpnE gene encoding hydroxysqualene dehydroxylase HpnE, which translates to MSDAVQSDVIVVGGGLAGMAAAVALAEDGANVSLLERRPEIGGRAYSYLHPTLEETVDSQHVVLGCCTNLLDLCAKAGTSEAIRWYDELVFLEPGGRRSLMKSGLLPAPSHQTISFLRAPMLGVRDKLGIATGLMEFLRGYPADDTESFATWLKRTRQTDRAIRHFWEPVVVGALNDGFERCSTKYAGKVFHESFLRSPEGGRLGIPSAPLSEFLSPIAEHATQIGATVKRKSGVERIEQAGDGQWRVIVDGEEHRAASVILATNFKEAQRLLHDLPGAALDFDPFVAAPITTIHLWYDRDVTALDHAVLLDTRIQWVFAKSRIRRWKAEQGSYLELVISASWPELQLGRQEILASALRELELFFPSIRGAKLLKSAVLKEARATYSVTPGLDRFRPKQQTQYPGLYLAGDWTATEWPSTMEGAVRSGRLAAGTVVEKTNRFMAAEAPAAGLMRWLSH; encoded by the coding sequence TTGAGCGACGCTGTACAGAGTGATGTCATCGTCGTTGGCGGTGGGCTCGCTGGCATGGCTGCAGCCGTGGCCCTCGCCGAGGATGGAGCAAACGTCTCGCTTCTTGAGCGGCGACCGGAGATCGGAGGCCGAGCCTACTCCTACCTTCACCCCACGCTCGAAGAGACGGTCGATTCGCAGCACGTCGTCTTGGGATGCTGCACCAATCTACTGGATCTATGCGCGAAGGCCGGGACCAGTGAAGCGATCCGATGGTATGACGAACTAGTCTTTCTAGAGCCGGGCGGTCGACGCAGCCTGATGAAGTCTGGCCTCCTTCCCGCTCCATCGCATCAGACGATCAGCTTTCTCCGCGCCCCGATGCTGGGTGTCCGCGACAAGCTGGGAATCGCAACCGGCCTCATGGAGTTCCTGCGCGGTTATCCCGCAGATGATACCGAAAGCTTTGCAACCTGGCTCAAGCGAACCCGGCAGACCGACCGCGCCATTAGGCACTTCTGGGAACCCGTTGTCGTCGGTGCATTGAACGATGGCTTCGAACGCTGTTCCACAAAGTACGCGGGAAAGGTCTTCCACGAATCCTTTCTGCGTTCACCAGAAGGTGGCCGTCTCGGAATACCATCCGCACCTCTCAGCGAGTTCCTTTCTCCCATCGCCGAACATGCCACTCAGATTGGCGCAACGGTGAAACGCAAGAGCGGCGTCGAACGAATCGAACAAGCTGGCGACGGCCAATGGCGTGTGATCGTCGATGGAGAAGAACATCGTGCAGCATCCGTAATCCTCGCTACAAACTTCAAAGAAGCCCAGCGGCTTCTGCACGATCTTCCCGGCGCTGCATTGGATTTTGACCCCTTCGTCGCCGCGCCGATTACAACGATTCATCTTTGGTACGACCGCGACGTCACTGCACTCGATCACGCAGTCCTGTTGGATACGCGTATCCAGTGGGTGTTTGCGAAGTCGCGCATCCGGCGCTGGAAAGCGGAGCAGGGAAGCTATCTGGAACTGGTAATCAGCGCCTCCTGGCCGGAGTTGCAGCTTGGGCGGCAGGAGATTCTGGCCTCCGCCTTACGCGAACTTGAACTCTTCTTTCCGAGCATCAGAGGGGCAAAACTCTTGAAGAGCGCAGTACTGAAAGAGGCACGCGCAACCTACTCCGTTACTCCCGGCCTGGATCGCTTCCGTCCGAAGCAGCAGACGCAGTATCCGGGCCTCTATCTCGCAGGCGATTGGACCGCAACCGAGTGGCCATCGACGATGGAGGGAGCGGTACGGAGCGGCCGACTCGCAGCAGGCACCGTCGTGGAAAAAACGAATCGATTTATGGCAGCTGAGGCACCTGCAGCCGGTTTAATGCGCTGGCTAAGCCACTAA
- a CDS encoding zinc-dependent alcohol dehydrogenase, protein MMSEMNAAVLHGKEDLRLERIAVPEAGHGEIVVQVGAALTCGTDLKVYRRGYHAMMLKPPILFGHELAGVVTQVGPGATKFTRGDRVVALNSAPCDKCYFCGRGQQNLCEDLLFNNGAYAEFIRIPSRIVEKNTLTIPDSIPFEHAALTEPLACVVRGLEESGAKAGDSMIVIGAGPIGLMFMHVAELAGVDVIAVVKRQDQVATAKLFGARQVVQIGTEDAVEAARALTPEGRGADIVIEAVATPATWHWAVEMVRKGGVVNFFGGPPSGTKVQLDTNRLHYGDITLKASFHHTPQTCRTAFDLITSGRFKCAEAITGRVGLDEVPAVFAAMMTRSGGVREIKTAVFPGGVR, encoded by the coding sequence ATGATGTCTGAGATGAATGCGGCAGTATTGCACGGTAAGGAAGACCTTCGTTTGGAACGGATTGCCGTCCCAGAGGCGGGGCACGGAGAGATTGTCGTCCAGGTAGGTGCCGCCCTGACCTGCGGGACGGATCTGAAGGTCTATCGAAGGGGCTATCACGCGATGATGCTGAAGCCGCCGATCCTCTTCGGGCATGAGCTGGCGGGCGTAGTCACACAGGTAGGTCCGGGAGCAACGAAGTTTACCAGGGGAGATCGTGTTGTCGCGCTCAATTCGGCCCCCTGCGATAAATGCTACTTCTGTGGTCGAGGCCAGCAGAATCTTTGTGAAGACCTGCTGTTTAATAATGGAGCCTACGCGGAGTTCATCCGCATCCCATCGCGTATCGTCGAGAAGAATACACTGACAATTCCTGACAGCATACCGTTTGAACATGCCGCACTGACCGAGCCCTTGGCATGTGTCGTTCGTGGACTCGAAGAGAGCGGTGCTAAGGCGGGCGATTCGATGATTGTGATTGGAGCCGGTCCGATTGGACTAATGTTCATGCATGTGGCGGAATTGGCTGGAGTTGATGTCATCGCAGTGGTCAAGCGCCAAGACCAGGTCGCGACAGCAAAGCTGTTTGGAGCTCGACAGGTAGTACAGATAGGTACAGAAGATGCAGTGGAAGCGGCGCGTGCACTGACGCCGGAAGGCCGAGGTGCGGATATCGTGATCGAGGCGGTCGCAACTCCGGCTACCTGGCATTGGGCGGTCGAGATGGTTCGCAAAGGGGGAGTGGTCAACTTCTTCGGCGGCCCTCCGAGCGGGACGAAGGTGCAGTTGGATACGAACCGCCTGCACTATGGCGACATTACCCTGAAGGCGAGCTTCCATCACACGCCCCAAACGTGCCGGACTGCGTTCGATTTGATTACGAGCGGACGATTCAAGTGTGCGGAGGCAATCACAGGCCGCGTTGGATTGGACGAAGTCCCCGCCGTTTTTGCTGCGATGATGACGCGTAGTGGTGGAGTCCGCGAGATCAAGACCGCCGTCTTTCCAGGCGGTGTGCGATGA
- a CDS encoding TolC family protein has product MPFLLRLSIVVCALALACMSARAQISFTTAIDLSLRYSPRVQMAQADVNKARAALSEARDVYIPSVTAGSGLGYSYGFPLGQPSIYNVGAQSLVLNFSQHDYIRAARSGLESANYALMDARQAIAEDAAITYLALDHDLQREAALHEEGDDAARLVSIVQDRLDAGQDTGIELTTAKLTKAQIRLSVLRDEDETESDRAHLARLTGLPEEGLATVSSSIPAIASKTLLIPGAETASSPGVLAAYANARAKQEQAFGDSRYELRPQIAFGAQYERFATFNNYSAYYRNFQQNNAAIAVQISLPILDIGHRAKARESAAEAVHALREADLQRDQFLDGKLKLEHASAELGARAEVAELDQQLAQQQLEAMTIQLQEGTGNTSGRQMSPKDEQNARISERQKFLSVLDTTLQMRQAQINLLRQTGQLEPWLKSLISGLAASKRP; this is encoded by the coding sequence ATGCCTTTCCTTCTCCGTTTGTCCATCGTGGTATGTGCACTGGCTCTGGCATGCATGTCGGCGCGTGCTCAAATTTCGTTTACTACGGCGATCGATCTTTCCCTCCGCTACAGCCCCCGCGTGCAGATGGCGCAAGCGGATGTCAATAAGGCGCGAGCCGCTCTGTCCGAAGCCCGCGATGTCTACATCCCGTCCGTGACGGCTGGCTCCGGCCTCGGTTATTCCTATGGCTTTCCCCTCGGTCAGCCTTCCATCTACAATGTTGGCGCGCAATCCCTGGTCCTCAATTTTTCTCAACACGACTACATTCGTGCCGCGCGCTCGGGTCTCGAATCTGCCAACTACGCGCTTATGGATGCACGCCAGGCGATAGCCGAGGATGCGGCGATCACGTACCTCGCTCTCGATCACGATCTTCAACGAGAGGCCGCCTTGCACGAAGAGGGAGACGATGCTGCACGACTAGTCTCTATCGTGCAAGACCGTCTGGATGCAGGGCAGGATACAGGAATCGAACTGACGACTGCGAAGCTGACCAAGGCCCAAATCCGGCTTTCCGTGCTGCGTGACGAAGATGAAACCGAGAGCGATCGAGCGCATCTCGCCCGACTTACGGGACTTCCGGAAGAAGGTCTTGCAACCGTGAGCAGCAGTATTCCGGCCATTGCCTCAAAGACTCTGCTCATCCCTGGTGCGGAGACAGCAAGTAGTCCCGGAGTTCTGGCGGCCTATGCCAATGCACGGGCGAAACAGGAGCAGGCATTTGGCGACTCCCGCTATGAACTCCGCCCTCAGATCGCCTTTGGCGCACAATACGAACGCTTCGCCACGTTCAACAACTACAGCGCCTACTATCGCAATTTCCAGCAGAACAACGCTGCTATTGCTGTCCAGATCAGTCTGCCCATTCTAGATATAGGCCATCGTGCCAAGGCGCGAGAGTCTGCTGCGGAGGCTGTCCACGCGTTGCGCGAGGCAGACCTGCAACGCGATCAGTTCCTCGATGGCAAACTGAAGCTGGAACATGCCTCCGCAGAGCTCGGCGCTCGCGCCGAGGTGGCGGAACTAGATCAGCAATTGGCGCAGCAACAGCTTGAAGCGATGACGATTCAGCTCCAGGAAGGGACCGGAAACACCTCTGGGCGCCAGATGAGTCCGAAGGACGAGCAGAACGCGCGGATCTCGGAGCGTCAGAAGTTTCTGAGCGTCCTTGATACAACGCTTCAAATGCGGCAGGCACAGATCAACCTTTTGCGGCAGACCGGACAACTCGAACCTTGGCTCAAGTCTCTCATTTCGGGGCTAGCTGCTTCGAAAAGGCCGTAG
- a CDS encoding phytoene/squalene synthase family protein, translating to MILADAYAACRQIARREAKNFYYAFRVLPAHKRDAMCAVYAFMRRADDIADDESMPVNERRRVMAEWLTAWRSSRADGTSEDPVFVALHDTQQRFSISDQLLEELVQGTCMDLDDTGSGAGIDVGAGLQGYRTFDELYRYCYLVASVVGLVCIRIFGYSDPHAEELAEKTGIAFQLTNILRDVKEDAERGRLYLPLSMMAEFHVTPEDILALANGRQMLPNECGLLHGLSAKAWDFYAAAGELLPMIDADSRAALWVLVKIYSGLLARIDAQNADVFSQRVSVPTTIKLMILAQGMGKAMRNRITA from the coding sequence GTGATCCTGGCCGACGCCTATGCCGCTTGTCGACAAATTGCCCGGCGCGAGGCCAAAAATTTCTACTATGCATTCCGCGTGCTGCCGGCTCATAAGCGCGATGCCATGTGCGCGGTATACGCATTCATGCGACGCGCCGACGACATAGCCGACGACGAGTCGATGCCGGTGAACGAGCGACGACGTGTAATGGCTGAGTGGTTGACGGCATGGCGCTCTTCTCGGGCGGATGGGACCTCGGAAGACCCCGTGTTTGTCGCGCTACACGATACACAGCAGCGGTTCTCTATCTCCGATCAATTGCTCGAAGAGCTCGTACAGGGAACCTGCATGGATCTAGACGATACCGGTAGTGGTGCAGGTATCGACGTCGGTGCCGGATTGCAAGGTTACCGCACCTTCGACGAACTTTATCGCTACTGCTATCTAGTTGCATCGGTTGTGGGGCTGGTCTGCATCCGTATCTTCGGCTACAGCGATCCGCATGCCGAAGAGCTGGCAGAAAAGACAGGCATTGCATTTCAATTGACCAACATTCTGCGAGACGTAAAAGAGGACGCGGAGCGAGGCCGCCTGTATCTGCCGCTAAGTATGATGGCAGAGTTTCACGTCACTCCGGAAGACATCCTCGCCTTGGCCAATGGGCGGCAGATGCTCCCCAATGAGTGCGGCCTTCTGCACGGCCTGTCCGCAAAGGCGTGGGACTTTTATGCGGCAGCGGGCGAGTTATTGCCGATGATCGACGCTGATAGCCGAGCCGCACTCTGGGTGCTGGTGAAGATCTACAGCGGTCTTCTTGCCCGAATCGATGCTCAAAACGCGGACGTGTTCTCGCAGCGCGTCAGCGTGCCAACGACCATCAAACTGATGATCCTCGCGCAGGGCATGGGAAAGGCCATGCGGAACAGGATCACAGCTTGA
- a CDS encoding EamA family transporter has translation MMKHTLTPQRYLILLCVMLTASVGDTMLAHGMTQVGSVSFHHLELLFVALKNPWVGVGILLLLGFFASYLTALSWADLTFVLPSTAFGYVVVALLARFWQHEHISVYRWLGIVLIVCGVGFVANGPSLTEHPTSPTE, from the coding sequence ATGATGAAACATACTCTCACTCCACAGCGCTACCTGATTCTTCTCTGCGTGATGCTTACCGCTTCGGTTGGCGACACTATGCTGGCGCACGGCATGACGCAGGTAGGCTCCGTCTCATTTCATCATCTTGAACTGCTGTTCGTCGCTCTCAAAAATCCCTGGGTTGGTGTTGGCATTCTGTTGCTGCTTGGCTTTTTTGCAAGCTACCTGACGGCGCTCAGCTGGGCTGATCTGACGTTCGTGCTGCCCTCTACAGCATTTGGCTACGTGGTTGTTGCCTTGCTCGCACGCTTCTGGCAGCACGAGCATATCTCGGTCTACCGCTGGCTTGGCATAGTCCTCATCGTCTGTGGTGTGGGCTTTGTAGCCAATGGCCCTTCGCTTACTGAACATCCAACGAGCCCGACAGAATGA
- a CDS encoding EamA family transporter, whose protein sequence is MTPASTLETWALIVTVAATAIAGDVLTAGAMRRIGDLDLVRAKSGMLGAIEAVTGSSMFLCGVLSMALSFFSLLFTLSKVDVSLAAPASASLTFIGNAAAAKIFLHENVDRRRWFAAIFVCIGVVLLSR, encoded by the coding sequence ATGACGCCAGCCTCTACACTTGAAACCTGGGCGCTCATCGTTACGGTGGCTGCGACTGCGATCGCCGGTGACGTACTAACTGCTGGAGCAATGCGCCGCATCGGTGACCTCGACTTAGTCCGCGCTAAATCCGGAATGCTCGGAGCGATCGAAGCTGTTACCGGCAGCAGCATGTTTCTCTGCGGTGTGTTATCGATGGCGCTAAGTTTTTTCTCGCTCCTTTTTACGCTGAGCAAGGTTGATGTCTCGCTCGCTGCACCGGCCAGTGCTTCGCTTACTTTTATTGGAAACGCTGCTGCTGCGAAGATTTTCTTGCACGAAAATGTCGACCGGCGACGATGGTTCGCGGCAATTTTTGTCTGTATTGGAGTTGTCCTGCTAAGTCGATAA
- a CDS encoding efflux RND transporter periplasmic adaptor subunit, whose amino-acid sequence MPTSEKRFNPATIWGSLIVVALLAGLLIRSLTREIVSVRVAPVTHQNLLSTVSTNGKVEPIDEYQAHAPAPGVVEQIYVDVGQKIKVGELLVKMDDSDAVARMASANASLKSAEASHSDLQQGGTQDERLAMQGDLSRAQLQQQQATKDLAALQLLEQKGAASASEVASAKQRLESANSTFQGLQQRSTQRYSATDRSRSEAQILEAKASLASARSSFAGANIRSPIAGTVYSIPVSQYDFVPAGEDLLDVADLNRIQIRAYFDEPEIGKLAEGQSVKIVWDAKPLQIWHGHISLAPTTVITYNTRNVGECIITVDDAKGDLLPNTNVTVTVTTSQRFNVLSIPREALHTDSPTKNYVYRVVDHKLVWTPVQVGVVNLNRVEITGGLTEKDTIALNATSNRDLSNGLEVKPVE is encoded by the coding sequence ATGCCAACTTCAGAAAAGCGTTTCAATCCGGCGACAATATGGGGCAGCTTGATTGTTGTCGCTCTCCTTGCAGGCCTGTTAATCCGTTCCCTAACCCGCGAGATTGTCAGCGTACGGGTGGCTCCAGTAACCCATCAGAACCTGCTCAGCACGGTTTCGACGAACGGCAAGGTAGAGCCCATTGACGAATATCAAGCCCACGCCCCCGCTCCTGGGGTAGTAGAGCAAATTTATGTCGATGTAGGGCAGAAGATCAAAGTGGGAGAACTTCTCGTCAAGATGGACGACTCAGATGCCGTCGCCCGGATGGCGTCCGCAAATGCTTCGCTGAAATCAGCTGAGGCATCTCACTCGGATCTACAACAGGGCGGAACACAGGATGAGCGCCTTGCCATGCAAGGAGACCTGAGCCGCGCACAGTTGCAGCAGCAGCAGGCGACGAAGGACCTTGCTGCGTTGCAGCTTCTTGAGCAGAAGGGTGCAGCGTCGGCTAGCGAGGTAGCATCGGCAAAGCAGCGTCTCGAGTCAGCAAACTCTACCTTTCAGGGGCTGCAGCAGCGGTCGACGCAACGCTACAGCGCGACGGATCGGTCCCGATCGGAGGCACAGATCTTAGAGGCAAAGGCCTCCCTGGCCTCGGCCCGCAGTAGTTTCGCAGGCGCTAATATTCGATCGCCGATCGCGGGTACTGTCTACTCTATTCCAGTATCGCAGTACGACTTCGTTCCCGCCGGGGAAGACCTGCTGGATGTTGCGGACCTCAACCGCATTCAGATTCGTGCCTACTTCGATGAGCCGGAGATCGGAAAATTGGCGGAGGGTCAATCCGTTAAGATCGTCTGGGACGCCAAGCCACTACAAATCTGGCATGGTCATATCAGCCTCGCACCAACGACCGTGATTACCTATAACACACGCAATGTGGGCGAGTGCATTATTACCGTAGATGACGCGAAGGGGGATCTTCTACCGAATACTAATGTCACGGTAACCGTTACGACCTCGCAACGCTTCAATGTTCTCAGCATCCCTCGCGAGGCACTGCATACCGATAGCCCCACGAAGAACTATGTCTATCGCGTCGTCGATCACAAACTTGTCTGGACTCCAGTCCAGGTGGGAGTCGTCAATCTCAATCGTGTTGAGATCACTGGTGGCCTGACAGAGAAGGATACGATTGCCCTGAACGCGACCAGCAATCGCGATCTGTCCAATGGACTAGAGGTAAAACCAGTCGAATGA
- a CDS encoding tetratricopeptide repeat protein has protein sequence MAKKVRASFERSVQLNSRNGRAASALGEFYIAAPALIGGGLDKAERLAAEVQPYSPSDAHRLLAMIAEKKKDMGRAEAEFKLAVTVGRTPDAWVDLGNFYRREGQPDKAVAALQSALEADRAHDAALVDIASILGDAHRSPDLAQKVLRLYLASSAKSEAAPAFKVHVQLGQLLAQRGDSAGARQEYEAALALASSYAPARTAIQRL, from the coding sequence ATGGCTAAAAAAGTTCGCGCATCGTTCGAACGCTCCGTGCAATTGAACTCCCGCAATGGGAGGGCTGCCAGTGCGCTTGGCGAGTTTTACATCGCTGCACCGGCGCTCATCGGAGGTGGACTAGATAAGGCAGAACGCCTTGCGGCGGAGGTTCAGCCTTACTCTCCTTCGGATGCCCATCGCCTACTTGCAATGATTGCAGAGAAGAAAAAAGATATGGGCAGAGCGGAGGCTGAGTTCAAACTGGCAGTGACTGTAGGCAGAACTCCAGATGCCTGGGTCGACCTGGGGAATTTCTACCGGCGTGAGGGCCAGCCAGATAAAGCGGTCGCCGCGCTACAGTCGGCACTGGAGGCGGATCGGGCGCACGATGCAGCTCTCGTGGATATCGCAAGCATTCTTGGCGATGCGCATCGTTCTCCGGATCTCGCCCAGAAGGTCTTGCGACTATATTTGGCCTCATCAGCCAAGTCAGAGGCCGCCCCGGCATTCAAGGTTCATGTTCAATTGGGGCAACTACTGGCTCAGCGCGGCGACTCCGCAGGAGCACGGCAGGAATACGAAGCAGCTCTTGCCTTGGCATCCTCCTACGCCCCAGCCCGTACTGCGATACAGAGGCTCTAG
- the hpnJ gene encoding hopanoid biosynthesis associated radical SAM protein HpnJ produces MTPLKTLFLNPPSFEKFDGGASSRWPATREIESYWYPVWLTYPAGMLEGSRLLDAPPHHVKWQEVVEILKDYEFLVLFTSTMGWDGDQKMAEVIKQTYPSIKIAFVGPPVTTSPDKALNECPAIDFICRREFDFSVVEFAQGKPLNEILGVSYKDKESGKILHNPDRPQVTPEQLDEMPWATEIYHRDLDVTKYNVPFLLHPYVALYSTRGCPAQCTFCLWPQTLSGHAWRKRSTDDVAAEMKQAKELFPHVKEFFFDDDTFNIQKARTIELCEKLAPLGLTWSCTSRVTTDYDTLKAMKDAGCRLLIVGYESGDPQILKNIKKGATVQRALDFTRDCHKLGLVIHGDFILGLPGETKESIRNTIEFAKQLDCETIQVSIAHAFPGTEFFDFAKENGFITNEAMSDDGGHQMAHIEYPGLPVEYVMEMVHRFYDEYYFRPKAAFRVVWQAIVNRDVPRLYSEAKDFMRLRSQRNKAARIKREENAVKAQESVSMNA; encoded by the coding sequence ATGACGCCCTTAAAAACACTGTTCCTGAACCCGCCCTCTTTTGAGAAGTTTGACGGTGGTGCCAGCTCCCGCTGGCCCGCCACCCGCGAGATCGAGTCGTACTGGTATCCTGTGTGGCTCACCTACCCTGCCGGAATGCTCGAGGGCTCTCGCCTTCTCGATGCTCCGCCGCACCACGTCAAGTGGCAGGAGGTCGTCGAGATCCTCAAGGACTATGAGTTCCTCGTCCTTTTCACCAGCACCATGGGCTGGGACGGCGACCAGAAGATGGCCGAGGTTATCAAGCAGACCTACCCCTCAATCAAGATCGCCTTCGTCGGACCGCCGGTTACCACTTCTCCGGATAAGGCTCTCAACGAATGCCCTGCCATCGACTTTATCTGCCGCCGCGAGTTCGATTTCTCCGTCGTTGAGTTTGCCCAGGGCAAGCCGCTGAACGAGATCCTCGGCGTGAGCTACAAGGATAAGGAGTCGGGCAAGATTCTTCATAACCCCGACCGTCCGCAGGTCACCCCGGAGCAGCTCGATGAGATGCCCTGGGCCACCGAGATCTATCATCGCGACCTCGATGTCACGAAGTACAACGTGCCGTTCCTGCTACATCCTTATGTTGCGCTGTATTCGACGCGTGGCTGCCCGGCGCAGTGCACCTTCTGCCTGTGGCCGCAGACGCTCTCGGGCCATGCGTGGCGCAAGCGCTCCACCGATGATGTCGCTGCTGAGATGAAGCAGGCGAAGGAGCTCTTCCCCCACGTGAAGGAGTTCTTCTTCGATGACGACACCTTCAACATCCAGAAGGCGCGCACGATCGAGCTCTGCGAAAAGCTCGCTCCGCTTGGCCTCACGTGGTCCTGCACCTCGCGCGTGACGACGGACTATGACACGCTAAAGGCGATGAAGGACGCTGGTTGCCGGCTGCTCATCGTCGGCTATGAATCGGGCGACCCGCAGATTCTCAAGAACATCAAGAAGGGCGCGACTGTACAGCGTGCGCTCGACTTTACCCGCGACTGCCATAAGCTCGGTCTCGTCATCCATGGCGACTTCATTCTCGGCCTGCCAGGAGAGACGAAGGAGTCGATCCGTAATACGATCGAGTTTGCCAAGCAGCTTGACTGCGAGACGATTCAGGTATCGATAGCGCACGCCTTTCCAGGCACGGAGTTCTTCGACTTCGCGAAGGAAAACGGCTTCATCACCAACGAAGCGATGTCGGACGATGGCGGCCACCAGATGGCTCACATCGAATACCCCGGCCTTCCGGTAGAGTATGTGATGGAGATGGTTCACCGTTTCTACGACGAGTACTACTTCCGCCCCAAGGCTGCGTTCCGCGTGGTGTGGCAGGCGATTGTGAACCGTGATGTGCCACGGCTCTATTCCGAAGCGAAGGACTTCATGCGGCTTCGCTCGCAACGCAACAAGGCTGCCCGTATCAAGCGCGAAGAGAACGCAGTCAAGGCGCAGGAATCCGTCAGCATGAACGCGTAA